In Flavobacterium gelatinilyticum, a genomic segment contains:
- the mads5 gene encoding methylation-associated defense system restriction endonuclease subunit S MAD5, which yields MKILNIKNSWFSESDLRLDASFHLSDGPVTKIKLKKCPYELTILSKESERIFSGNIFKRAYVKDEDHGWPYLTGSDMIKSDINSRKYISKKLTNKAQTLKIQKDWILITCSGTIGNTVYTNDDFEGRVGTHDLIRVIPKENTIKKGFLYAYLSSKYGYGLLTQSGYGGVVQHIEPHHIMNLPIPIFPQHLQLEINDLIQSASRKRAEANKILNNSIFFVSESLKLDNKYQKVLFGTSSIVSITNNYQKRLDSPVYVNAGVKTYGELIDKGVAFKTISNLKFKVFRPGIFKRIKVLKQHGLPYIKGSELNKMNPFNSCEYLSKTKTPFLNELTLKEGQILFTCAGTVGDIKLISKEYEEKKAVGSQDIIRIEKGNSEISIEYLFAYLKTEFMYEYIQSLKYGSVIERVEPFHIDLLPIYVPSKDVYEKVTESVKKYKDLMYVAFKEEETAINLIEKEIESWQKS from the coding sequence ATGAAAATATTAAACATTAAAAATAGTTGGTTTTCAGAAAGCGATTTGAGACTTGATGCATCTTTTCATTTAAGTGATGGTCCAGTAACTAAAATTAAACTGAAGAAATGCCCTTATGAATTGACTATATTATCTAAAGAAAGTGAAAGAATTTTTTCAGGCAATATATTCAAAAGAGCATATGTTAAAGACGAAGATCACGGATGGCCGTATTTAACTGGTTCAGACATGATAAAATCAGACATTAACAGTAGGAAGTACATTTCCAAAAAACTCACTAATAAAGCACAGACGTTAAAAATTCAAAAAGATTGGATCTTGATTACTTGTTCAGGTACTATAGGTAATACTGTATATACAAATGACGATTTTGAAGGAAGAGTTGGAACTCACGATCTAATTAGAGTGATACCAAAAGAAAATACAATAAAAAAAGGTTTCTTATATGCATACTTATCTTCTAAATATGGATACGGATTGTTGACGCAATCTGGATATGGAGGGGTTGTACAGCATATCGAACCTCATCATATAATGAATTTACCAATTCCTATTTTTCCTCAGCATTTACAATTGGAAATTAATGACCTAATTCAATCTGCCTCCCGAAAAAGAGCAGAAGCTAACAAAATACTAAATAATTCCATTTTTTTTGTTTCTGAAAGTTTAAAATTAGATAATAAATACCAAAAGGTTTTATTTGGAACTTCTTCAATTGTAAGTATTACTAATAACTATCAAAAGAGATTAGATTCTCCCGTATATGTAAATGCAGGTGTTAAAACCTACGGGGAATTAATTGACAAAGGAGTTGCATTTAAAACTATATCTAATTTAAAGTTTAAAGTTTTTAGACCAGGTATTTTTAAAAGAATTAAGGTACTAAAGCAGCATGGGTTGCCATATATAAAAGGGTCGGAATTAAACAAAATGAATCCATTCAATTCGTGTGAATACTTGTCAAAGACGAAAACACCATTCCTTAATGAACTTACACTAAAAGAGGGACAGATTTTATTTACATGTGCAGGTACGGTAGGAGATATTAAATTGATTAGTAAAGAATATGAAGAGAAAAAGGCAGTAGGTTCACAAGATATTATTCGTATAGAAAAAGGCAATTCAGAAATTTCAATTGAATATCTTTTTGCATATTTAAAAACAGAATTTATGTATGAATACATTCAATCTCTTAAATATGGATCTGTAATAGAAAGAGTAGAACCATTTCATATAGATTTATTGCCTATTTATGTACCATCAAAAGATGTCTATGAAAAAGTAACGGAATCGGTAAAGAAATATAAGGATTTAATGTACGTAGCTTTTAAAGAAGAAGAAACTGCTATTAACCTCATAGAAAAAGAAATAGAATCATGGCAAAAATCTTAA
- the mads2 gene encoding methylation-associated defense system DNA methyltransferase MAD2: MTNETNTQDEIILDDNQVLCLLTFEAKKATSAEVNLQSVVRMLNEEYGFDLDDMERDFKIEFVDPDTGKAKKQKVELVVFEKGKIHIQSNIIRICVVQDDKIKETDSKKGLTVTLENAMASVESCHFGLWANGSSYHFLQKEDDAISYDFIFTDLSDFPGEGETLADIDRADRSYSRIPANDSLIKVFKRAHDYIYGNEGRKKDAFWQLLNLIFCKLYDEKRRFIEIDISYRREFWVGVKEQNTEAGRKAVADRIKAIFQKLKDNSMFSEVFTGNEGIELTDKGVAFIAGELAKYSFLNASIDVKGMAYETIVSNTLKQEAGQFFTPRNIVKAMVEMLDPTEKHRVLDPACGSGGFIVMVLDHVRKQIAQELYPDLNGPLLTAKYNSFEVNERVKEYAENSIFGFDFDPDLKKAARMNMVMAGDGHANVFHVNSLAYPKWDHPEEITKIETAINRSLTVMGDVEDRYFNDARGTFDVIFTNPPFGAKVKVEKEVAERYELSKYSDAPEVLFIEACYTFLKPGGRMAIVLPDGILGNPNMLKVRGWILEKFKILASVDLAVEAFLPQVGVQASLLFLEKKTELEKQLAQDSLEDYEVFMAIAEKLGKDRRGNPIYLRDEDGAELLFENITEYFLTRKDGTNHVKSRKEKIKKLDDDLPKISKAYLQFVNS, from the coding sequence ATGACTAATGAGACTAATACCCAAGATGAAATAATTTTAGACGATAATCAGGTTCTTTGCTTGCTGACTTTTGAAGCAAAGAAAGCCACTAGCGCAGAAGTTAATCTTCAGTCGGTTGTTCGCATGCTTAATGAGGAGTATGGTTTTGATTTGGATGATATGGAACGTGACTTCAAAATTGAGTTTGTTGACCCAGATACAGGAAAAGCTAAAAAACAGAAAGTTGAATTAGTTGTTTTTGAAAAGGGTAAAATCCATATACAAAGTAACATAATCAGAATTTGTGTGGTTCAAGATGATAAAATAAAAGAAACTGACAGCAAAAAGGGGTTAACTGTAACCCTTGAAAATGCAATGGCGTCTGTGGAAAGCTGTCACTTCGGATTGTGGGCAAATGGTTCTAGTTATCATTTTTTACAAAAAGAAGATGATGCAATAAGTTACGATTTTATATTTACTGACTTGTCTGATTTTCCTGGTGAAGGAGAAACATTAGCAGATATTGATAGAGCTGATCGATCTTATAGTAGAATACCTGCAAATGACTCATTGATAAAGGTTTTTAAAAGAGCTCATGATTATATTTACGGAAATGAAGGACGAAAAAAAGATGCTTTTTGGCAATTGCTAAACCTCATTTTCTGTAAACTTTATGATGAAAAGCGAAGATTTATTGAGATTGATATTAGTTATAGAAGAGAGTTTTGGGTTGGTGTTAAAGAACAAAATACAGAAGCTGGAAGAAAAGCTGTTGCTGATAGAATTAAAGCTATCTTTCAAAAGTTAAAAGATAACTCCATGTTTTCGGAAGTTTTTACGGGAAATGAGGGAATCGAATTGACAGATAAAGGAGTGGCGTTTATAGCTGGTGAACTTGCAAAATATTCTTTCTTGAATGCCTCTATTGACGTGAAAGGAATGGCATATGAAACTATTGTAAGTAACACCTTAAAACAAGAGGCGGGACAATTTTTCACCCCTAGAAACATTGTAAAGGCGATGGTTGAAATGCTTGATCCAACTGAAAAACATCGTGTTCTAGATCCAGCGTGTGGTTCAGGTGGATTTATTGTTATGGTACTTGACCATGTGCGAAAACAAATCGCCCAAGAATTATATCCTGATTTAAATGGACCTCTTTTGACAGCTAAATATAACTCTTTTGAGGTTAATGAACGTGTAAAAGAATATGCAGAAAATAGCATTTTTGGTTTTGATTTCGATCCTGATTTAAAAAAAGCAGCAAGGATGAATATGGTCATGGCTGGTGACGGTCATGCTAATGTTTTTCATGTTAATTCACTTGCTTACCCGAAATGGGATCATCCTGAAGAGATTACGAAAATTGAAACTGCTATAAACCGAAGTCTCACCGTTATGGGAGATGTTGAAGACCGATATTTTAATGATGCCCGTGGCACTTTTGATGTGATTTTTACTAACCCGCCCTTTGGGGCTAAAGTAAAAGTAGAAAAAGAAGTAGCTGAACGCTATGAACTTTCTAAATACAGTGATGCACCAGAAGTACTATTTATTGAAGCTTGTTATACTTTTTTAAAACCTGGTGGACGAATGGCTATTGTATTGCCTGATGGTATTTTAGGAAATCCTAATATGTTAAAGGTAAGAGGTTGGATATTAGAAAAGTTTAAAATTTTAGCTTCTGTTGATTTGGCAGTAGAAGCTTTTTTACCTCAAGTTGGTGTACAAGCTTCTTTGCTTTTCTTAGAAAAGAAAACTGAATTAGAAAAACAATTAGCTCAAGATAGTTTGGAAGATTATGAAGTATTTATGGCTATTGCTGAAAAACTAGGTAAAGACCGTAGAGGGAATCCAATTTATCTTAGAGACGAAGACGGTGCAGAATTGCTTTTTGAAAATATAACCGAGTACTTCTTGACAAGAAAAGACGGCACAAATCATGTAAAAAGCAGGAAAGAAAAAATTAAGAAATTAGATGATGATTTACCAAAAATATCTAAAGCTTATCTTCAATTTGTTAACTCTTAA
- a CDS encoding DUF6577 family protein has protein sequence MKNTELAFAIKENFSKQKAITSKELGLFLLNLFPDLSTNTISWKINQLKNDNLIYQSGRGLYTFDFKPEFTAEASLKTKRIYNKTKSLVSSELVVWDTEMLDLIINKENDKRTVFLLVQKEGLNDLFNQMQLFSKPTFLEPNHEIIQRYILPQSDVILLYPLISETPIQNNGDYILPTIEGVLVNAWLLSENYLKYLDYSIEEIFKNAFKKYNVNKNKLLRYAARRDQRKEIEQLIQNINND, from the coding sequence ATGAAAAATACAGAGCTAGCTTTTGCAATTAAAGAAAATTTTTCTAAACAAAAAGCAATTACATCTAAAGAATTAGGTCTGTTTCTTTTGAACCTATTCCCAGATTTGTCTACTAATACAATTTCATGGAAAATTAATCAGCTAAAAAATGACAATCTTATCTATCAATCAGGTCGAGGTTTGTACACTTTTGATTTTAAACCAGAATTTACTGCAGAAGCAAGTTTGAAAACAAAGCGGATTTATAATAAAACTAAATCACTTGTTTCATCGGAATTAGTTGTTTGGGATACAGAAATGCTTGATTTAATTATTAACAAGGAGAATGATAAAAGAACAGTTTTTTTGTTAGTGCAAAAAGAAGGACTTAATGACTTATTTAATCAAATGCAGTTATTTAGCAAGCCAACCTTTTTAGAGCCTAATCATGAAATTATCCAACGCTATATTCTTCCACAAAGTGATGTGATATTATTGTATCCTTTAATTTCTGAAACTCCAATACAAAATAATGGAGATTATATATTGCCTACCATTGAAGGTGTTTTGGTCAATGCCTGGCTACTTTCTGAAAATTATCTAAAATATTTAGATTACTCCATTGAGGAAATTTTTAAAAATGCTTTTAAAAAATACAATGTAAATAAAAATAAGCTTCTCAGGTATGCTGCGAGAAGAGACCAACGAAAAGAAATTGAACAACTTATACAAAATATAAATAATGACTAA